The following coding sequences are from one Lycium ferocissimum isolate CSIRO_LF1 chromosome 3, AGI_CSIRO_Lferr_CH_V1, whole genome shotgun sequence window:
- the LOC132049084 gene encoding regulatory protein NPR5-like: MTLEDPLKSLSLDYLNLLINGQAFSDVTFSVEGRLVHAHRCILAARSLVFRKFFCGPESPSGGQDPFHPSGFGSPRGTGGSQVIPVNSVGYEVFLLMLQFLYSGQVSVVPQKHEPRPNCGERSCWHTHCTSAVDLALDTLAAARSFGVEQLALLTQKQLTSIVEKASIEDVMKVLIASRKQDMPQLWSTCSHLVAKSGLPPEILAKHLPIDVVTKIEELRLKSSIARRSLIPHHHHHQHDLSAASELEDQKIRRMRRALDSSDVELVKLMVMGEGLNLDESIALHYAVENCSREVVKALLELGAANVNYRAGPAGKTPLHIAAEMVSPDMVAVLLDHHADPNVRMVDGITPLDILRTLTSDFLFKGAVPGLNHIEPNKLRLCLELVQSAALVISREEENANNNIPTSTAIFQPNNEDHSSSTSNLGSNLNLDSRMVYLNLGAAQQIGSNKMNEGDHDSSHNKQNRHSGFDPSSMYRPFS; this comes from the exons ATGACTCTTGAAGATCCTTTAAAATCTCTCTCTTTAGATTATCTCAATCTCCTCATCAACGGTCAAGCTTTTAGTGATGTTACTTTCAGTGTTGAAGGTCGTTTAGTACATGCTCATAGGTGTATCTTAGCTGCTAGGAGTCTTGTCTTCAGGAAATTTTTCTGCGGACCCGAGTCGCCTAGTGGCGGCCAGGACCCGTTTCACCCCTCGGGCTTTGGCAGCCCGCGGGGTACTGGTGGTTCACAGGTTATACCTGTAAACTCGGTAGGGTACGAGGTTTTCTTGTTGATGTTGCAGTTTTTGTACAGTGGACAAGTTTCAGTTGTGCCACAGAAACATGAACCTAGGCCTAATTGTGGAGAGAGAAGCTGTTGGCATACACATTGCACCTCAGCCGTTGATCTTGCACTAGATACACTTGCAGCCGCTAGATCTTTTGGTGTTGAACAGCTCGCTTTGCTCACTcag aAGCAATTGACAAGCATTGTAGAAAAGGCTTCAATTGAGGATGTGATGAAAGTTTTAATAGCTTCAAGAAAACAAGACATGCCCCAACTTTGGAGTACATGTTCCCATTTGGTTGCAAAATCAGGTCTCCCACCAGAAATCTTAGCCAAACACCTCCCAATTGATGTTGTAACGAAAATCGAAGAGCTCCGCCTCAAATCCTCCATAGCACGACGATCCCTAATccctcaccaccaccaccatcagcACGACCTTAGCGCTGCTTCAGAGCTCGAGGACCAAAAAATCCGACGAATGAGACGAGCACTCGACTCGTCTGATGTTGAGCTAGTCAAGCTTATGGTAATGGGAGAAGGCCTAAATCTCGACGAATCAATCGCCTTGCATTACGCTGTGGAGAATTGTAGCAGGGAAGTCGTGAAAGCCTTACTCGAGCTCGGTGCAGCCAATGTGAACTACCGGGCCGGTCCAGCGGGCAAAACCCCACTTCACATTGCAGCCGAAATGGTGTCACCCGACATGGTGGCAGTCCTATTAGACCACCATGCCGATCCAAATGTCAGAATGGTGGATGGGATCACTCCACTCGATATTCTCCGAACCCTAACTTCGGATTTTCTATTCAAGGGTGCTGTCCCTGGACTCAACCACATTGAACCCAATAAGTTAAGACTTTGCCTCGAGCTCGTTCAATCAGCAGCCCTGGTAATTTCTCGCGAGGAAGAAAACGCAAATAACAATATTCCAACATCCACCGCGATATTCCAACCAAACAACGAAGATCATTCTTCCAGCACGAGCAATTTAGGAAGTAACCTCAACTTAGACTCGAGAATGGTGTATTTAAATCTCGGTGCAGCTCAACAAATAGGGAGCAACAAAATGAACGAGGGGGATCATGATAGCAGCCACAATAAACAGAATAGGCACAGTGGTTTTGACCCATCATCAATGTACCGTCCATTCTCATGA
- the LOC132050713 gene encoding protein NLP7-like, with product MAEQLQIQEFVVEEEEKECTTIMDVQIESPVNLYNLDYCYLNLPPISPLADIVLSPLWNSSDCNDTGCSDGSSISAIRRISSDKHFSSHSASYPDGSPGDVDRSLRKSPAYEKASSLDFCNIEKRMSQAVGYILSMGEDILVQFWAPVKNSSQCMLATCGQPFAIDSTNSRLHHYRMISLMYHCSVDGTNDGCLGLPGRVFKMKFPEWTPNVKYYSSKEFPQLD from the exons ATGGCTGAGCAattacaaattcaagaatttgtagtagaagaagaagaaaaagaatgtacAACAATTATGGATGTACAAATAGAATCGCCGGTAAATCTCTATAATCTGGATTATTGCTATTTAAACCTCCCTCCTATCAGCCCATTAGCTGATATTGTGCTATCCCCCTTGTGGAATTCTTCTGATTGCAATGATACTGGCTGTTCTGATGGAAGCAGCATCAGTGCTATTAGGAGGATTAGCAGTGATAAACACTTTTCCA GCCATTCTGCATCCTATCCTGATGGTTCACCTGGAGATGTTGATAGAAGCCTCAGAAAGAGCCCTGCATATGAGAAAGCCAGTAGTCTAGATTTttgtaatattgagaaaaggaTGTCTCAGGCAGTTGGATACATTTTATCAATGGGAGAGGACATCCTAGTTCAATTTTGGGCACCTGTGAAGAACAGTAGTCAGTGTATGCTTGCAACTTGTGGGCAACCGTTTGCTATTGATTCCACAAATTCGAGACTTCATCATTATAGGATGATTTCTCTGATGTATCATTGCTCTGTTGATGGTACGAATGATGGATGCCTTGGGCTTCCTGGACGTGTCTTTAAGATGAAATTCCCAGAGTGGACTCCAAATGTCAAATATTACTCGAGCAAAGAATTTCCACAGTTAgattga
- the LOC132049085 gene encoding probable calcium-binding protein CML36 — MKLIKNLPKKLFINYKKSRSTSSSISRSETPSFGSSSDSDSHHGSKKQPPGLSTPTSVLPTRPTNDIYAELVHAFHTMDTDNDGKIRKEELEEILTRVGSDPPSKEELKLLLNEVDVNGDGCISLEEFGAITSAFGPPACDGELRDAFDFFDANHDGKITAEELFNVFKNIGDGRCTLEECKRMIRGVDKNGDGFVCFEDFCLMMEQQKC; from the coding sequence atgaagcTTATCAAAAACCTCCCCAAAAAACTCTTCATTAACTACAAAAAATCCCGCTCCACCTCCAGCTCCATTTCCCGATCCGAAACTCCATCTTTCGGGTCTTCCTCCGATTCAGATTCCCATCACGGGTCAAAAAAACAACCCCCCGGTTTATCCACTCCAACGAGCGTGTTACCCACGCGCCCCACCAACGATATTTACGCTGAACTCGTCCACGCGTTTCATACAATGGACACCGATAACGACGGGAAAATCCGGAAGGAAGAGCTTGAAGAGATTTTAACCCGAGTTGGATCCGACCCGCCAAGTAAAGAGGAGCTTAAATTATTACTTAATGAAGTAGATGTTAACGGTGATGGATGTATTAGTTTAGAAGAATTTGGTGCTATTACTTCAGCGTTTGGTCCACCAGCATGTGACGGTGAATTAAGAGATGCTTTTGATTTCTTTGACGCTAATCATGACGGAAAAATAACGGCAGAAGAGTTGTTTAACGTGTTTAAAAATATTGGTGATGGACGGTGTACGTTAGAGGAATGTAAGCGTATGATAAGAGGTGTTGATAAAAATGGAGATGGGTTTGTGTGTTTCGAGGACTTTTGTCTTATGATGGAACAGCAAAAGTgttag